The following are from one region of the Centroberyx gerrardi isolate f3 chromosome 16, fCenGer3.hap1.cur.20231027, whole genome shotgun sequence genome:
- the reep2 gene encoding receptor expression-enhancing protein 2 yields the protein MVSWIISRIVVLAFGTLYPAYSSYKAVKTKNVKEYVKWMMYWIVFALFTTAETVTDLVLSWFPFYFELKIAFVIWLLSPYTKGSSVLYRKFVHPTLSNKEKEIDEYITQAKDRSYETMMRFGKRGLNLAANAAVTAATKGQGVLSDKLRSFSMQDLTMINAEDELVLRSSDPRMRRDPMDDMSSGASTLPRAKSTATRQTRSLAAMSLPDDTSSQHSSDQSDTRTEHSDEDAGEKAPKRSASVKATKKPAATKTETQTKTVKKQTKKKTTTTNAETP from the exons ATGGTATCCTGGATAATTTCAAGGATAGTTGT CCTTGCCTTTGGGACGCTCTACCCAGCGTACTCCTCCTACAAGGCTGTCAAAACGAAGAATGTGAAGGAATAT gtGAAGTGGATGATGTACTGGATAGTGTTTGCGTTGTTCACTACAGCGGAGACAGTCACAGACCTGGTCCTGTCATG GTTTCCTTTTTACTTTGAGCTGAAGATTGCCTTTGTCATCTGGCTCCTGTCCCCGTACACCAAGGGCTCCAGCGTCCTCTACCGCAAGTTTGTCCACCCCACCTTGTCCAACAAAGAGAAG GAGATAGATGAGTACATAACGCAGGCCAAAGACAGGAGTTATGAGACCATGATGAGGTTTGGGAAGAGGGGTCTCAACCTGGCTGCTAACGCTGCTGTCACTGCAGCCACCAAG GGGCAGGGCGTGCTGTCAGACAAGCTGCGTAGTTTCAGCATGCAGGACCTGACTATGATCAACGCCGAGGACGAGCTGGTTCTGCGCTCCTCAGACCCCCGCATGAGACGGGACCCCATGGATGACATGAGCTCAGGGGCCAGCACGCTGCCCCGGGCCAAGAGCACCGCCACACGGCAGA CCCGCTCCTTGGCGGCCATGTCGCTTCCTGACGACACGTCATCCCAACACAGCTCTGACCAGTCAGACACAAGGACTGAACATTCTGATGAGGACGCGGGGGAGAAGGCCCCCAAGCGCAGCGCCAGTGTCAAGGCAACCAAGAAACCTGCTGCTACCAAGACAGAG ACTCAAACCAAGACGGTGAAgaagcagacaaagaaaaagaccaCCACCACTAATGCAGAGACGCCATGA